Part of the Burkholderia humptydooensis genome, CGACTACGAAGGCAACGAGGGCTTCCCGCCGCTCAGGATCCGGCCCGCGGCGATTTCGGTCGACGCGCCGATCCGCGTGCGCGGCGACGTGTCGAGCCAGTTCCTGACCGCGCTCCTGATGACGTTGCCGCTCGTGAAGGCGAAGGATGGCGCGAGCGTCGTCGAGATCGACGGCGAGCTGATCTCGAAGCCGTACATCGAGATCACGATCAAGCTGATGGCGCGCTTCGGCGTGACGGTGGAGCGCGACGGCTGGCAGCGCTTCACGGTGCCGGCGGGCGTGCGCTACCGGTCGCCCGGCGCGATCATGGTGGAGGGCGACGCGTCGTCGGCGTCGTACTTCCTCGCGGCGGGCGCGTTGGGCGGCGGGCCGTTGCGCGTCGAGGGCGTTGGCCGCGCGAGCATCCAGGGCGACGTCGGCTTCGCGAACGCGCTGATGCAGATGGGCGCGAACGTGACGATGGGCGACGACTGGATCGAGGTGCGCGGCATCGGCCACGACCACGGCAAGCTCGCGCCGATCGACATGGACTTCAACCTGATTCCGGACGCTGCGATGACGATCGCCGTCGCCGCGCTGTTCGCCGGCGGCACGAGCACGCTGCGCAACATCGGTAGCTGGCGCGTGAAGGAGACCGACCGGATCGCCGCGATGGCGGCCGAACTGCGCAAGCTCGGCGCGACGGTCGAGGAGGGCGCCGACTATCTCGTCGTGACGCCGCCCGCGCAACTCGCGCCGAACGCGTCGATCGACACCTACGACGACCACCGGATGGCGATGTGCTTCTCGCTCGTGAGCCTGGGCGGCGTGCCCGTGCGCATCAACGATCCGAAGTGCGTCGGCAAGACGTTCCCCGACTATTTCGACCGTTTTCTGGCGCTCGCGACCGCGTGACGTCCGCATTGACCCGATGAAATCGACTCGACCTTTTCACCCGACCCCAGTTATCACGATCGACGGCCCGACGGCGTCCGGCAAGGGCACCGTCGCGGCGCTCGTCGCCGC contains:
- the aroA gene encoding 3-phosphoshikimate 1-carboxyvinyltransferase — its product is MEHLDLGPFSHAQGTVRLPGSKSISNRVLLLAALAEGETTVTNLLDSDDTRVMLDALAKLGVKLSRNGDTCVVGGTRGAFTAKTADLFLGNAGTAVRPLTAALAVNGGDYRIHGVPRMHERPIGDLVDGLRQIGAQIDYEGNEGFPPLRIRPAAISVDAPIRVRGDVSSQFLTALLMTLPLVKAKDGASVVEIDGELISKPYIEITIKLMARFGVTVERDGWQRFTVPAGVRYRSPGAIMVEGDASSASYFLAAGALGGGPLRVEGVGRASIQGDVGFANALMQMGANVTMGDDWIEVRGIGHDHGKLAPIDMDFNLIPDAAMTIAVAALFAGGTSTLRNIGSWRVKETDRIAAMAAELRKLGATVEEGADYLVVTPPAQLAPNASIDTYDDHRMAMCFSLVSLGGVPVRINDPKCVGKTFPDYFDRFLALATA